The proteins below are encoded in one region of Silene latifolia isolate original U9 population chromosome 2, ASM4854445v1, whole genome shotgun sequence:
- the LOC141641559 gene encoding putative mitochondrial protein AtMg00820, with translation MNKELHALEENQTWVLTQLPKGKKTIGAKWVYKIKFKPDGNIERYKARLVAKVYSQVEGKDYKHTFSPVAKLTTVRILIALAAAKNWVLYQLDINNAFLYGFLCNTTVL, from the coding sequence atgaATAAAGAACTCCATGCCCTAGAAGAGAATCAGACATGGGTTTTAACACAATTACCCAAGGGCAAGAAAACAATTGGTGCCAAATGGGTATATAAGATAAAATTCAAGCCTGATGGGAATATTGAAAGGTATAAGGCAAGGTTGGTAGCTAAGGTATACAGTCAGGTAGAAGGCAAGGACTATAAACATACTTTTAGTCCTGTTGCCAAACTTACCACTGTCAGAATCCTCATTGCTTTGGCAGCAGCTAAGAACTGGGTGTTGTATCAGCTTGACATTAATAATGCCTTCCTCTATGGGTTcctatgtaatactacggttttatga
- the LOC141641557 gene encoding uncharacterized protein LOC141641557 has translation MPEVTTSVYTSVYKDHLHLTNADQALIQLIPQVFDGKAFLHWSKTLCIALITKNKLGFVNVRYPKPPETHENHYDWIRTDYTVMRWILHSLDPKIVAGLSYVTSSKQLWDELQERYNQSNAPFLYQLHKDVVQITQGDSSVTYYYAKLRSVWEDNAIFGSYSWMCLWKYEHTRSQILAIKPLPKVNQAFAIVNQVETQKNISNADEEVTTHGSTWAVQQAASVAADPPNVWRRDSKKPKVDRSTFFCEHCKKGGHTLAYCWTYKQWLKAQGLKPPSLRPSGSKKFAANVVETKDYESDTPLEGPSTMQSVQSSMSALDPSFVHAVTKVLFKMQSQASSSDTVGPFAGMMKISYLQMGKEGESRIVAVDAKIIPTRVKYLTGATYFLTIIDDFSRVTWTTLLKSKDTVKSTLQKFLSYVQTQFQVIVLSLRSDNGTKVVQEMCDQLLLDKGIVHQKTIPANSQQNGTVERKYRHLLETAKALRFQAQLPKHFWGDMVLAVTHLINLMPTSVLNWSTPFEALFKKSPDYSHLRVIGCLCYVAHKVGDKFEPRSNRCVFLGYPFAQKGYRLFDLDNKKVILSRDVIFQEKVFPYDPDFKFETSLRTTENTNFPSFQSNSNVGVPGDSFLPDDEQSQCLPSNTSTVNTQASSHRENVANDGVHLQNSELHIHSISNTDIENIALGPVSHIDPNITSSSEILSRQSHKARQLSSRLTGYDCKGLPQSLHPPTVSYATTTFGRIFS, from the exons ATGCCAGAAGTTACTACAAGTGTCTATACTTCAGTGTATAAAGATCATCTGCATCTCACGAACGCCGATCAAGCTTTGATTCAGCTAATTCCGCAGGTATTTGATGGAAAAGCTTTTCTTCATTGGTCCAAGACGCTGTGTATTGCTCTAATCACTAAGAACAAGCTTGGATTCGTTAATGTCAGATATCCTAAGCCTCCCGAGACTCATGAGAATCATTACGATTGGATTCGTACTGATTACACAGTAATGCGTTGGATATTACACTCCTTGGATCCTAAAATTGTTGCTGGTCTTTCTTATGTTACGTCCAGTAAACAATTGTGGGATGAGCTTCAGGAGCGCTACAACCAGTCCAATGCTCCTTTCTTGTATCAGCTCCACAAGGATGTTGTTCAAATCACTCAGGGAGATTCCTCTGTTACATATTATTATGCTAAACTGCGATCTGTTTGGGAGGACAATGCGATCTTTGGATCCTATTCCTGGATGTGCTTGTG GAAGTATGAGCATACTCGTTCCCAAATTCTGGCCATAAAGCCTCTTCCAAAGGTTAACCAGGCATTTGCTATAGTGAATCAGGTGGAGACTCAGAAGAATATATCCAATGCTGATGAGGAGGTGACTACTCATGGTTCTACTTGGGCTGTGCAACAAGCTGCTTCTGTTGCTGCTGATCCTCCTAATGTTTGGAGAAGGGACTCAAAGAAGCCCAAGGTTGATCGTTCTACTTTCTTCTGTGAGCATTGTAAAAAGGGAGGGCATACACTTGCCTATTGCTGGACATACAAGCAGTGGCTAAAGGCTCAAGGTCTTAAACCACCATCTCTTAGGCCATCTGGTTCCAAGAAATTTGCTGCAAACGTTGTGGAAACCAAGGATTATGAGTCTGACACTCCTCTTGAGGGTCCTAGCACCATGCAATCAGTTCAGTCTTCTATGTCTGCTCTTGATCCTTCTTTTGTGCATGCTGTGACAAAGGTATTATTCAAGATGCAATCTCAGGCATCTTCTTCTGACACTGTTGGTCCATTTGCAG GTATGATGAAAATATCATACCTGCAAATGGGCAAAGAAGGTGAATCAAGAATAGTAGCAGTTGATGCAAAGATCATACCTACAAG GGTCAAGTACCTAACTGGTGCTACCTATTTCCTTACTATAATAGATGATTTTAGTAGAGTCACATGGACAACTCTTTTAAAATCCAAAGATACTGTCAAAAGCACCTTGCAAAAATTTTTATCCTATGTTCAAACTCAATTTCAAGTCATTGTTCTTTCTTTGAGAAGTGACAATGGGACTAAAGTGGTTCAAGAAATGTGTGACCAGTTATTGCTTGACAAAGGGATAGTTCATCAAAAAACTATTCCAGCAAATTCTCAACAAAATGGAACCGTTGAGAGGAAATATAGACATCTATTAGAAACTGCCAAGGCATTAAGGTTTCAGGCTCAGTTGCCTAAGCATTTTTGGGGTGACATGGTGTTGGCTGTAACTCATTTGATCAATCTTATGCCAACTTCTGTTCTTAATTGGTCTACTCCATTTGAAGCGCTATTCAAGAAATCTCCTGATTACAGTCATCTTAGGGTCATTGGCTGCTTATGTTATGTTGCTCATAAGGTGGGAGATAAGTTTGAACCCAGGTCTAATAGGTGTGTATTCTTGGGTTATCCATTTGCCCAGAAGGGATACAGGTTATTTGACTTGGATAATAAGAAGGTTATTCTCAGTAGGGATGTGATTTTCCAAGAAAAAGTCTTTCCTTATGATCCCGACTTCAAATTTGAGACAAGTCTGAGAACAACTGAAAATACTAATTTCCCTAGTTTTCAGAGTAATTCCAATGTTGGAGTTCCTGGAGATTCTTTTTTACCTGATGATGAGCAATCACAGTGTCTTCCATCAAACACTTCCACTGTGAATACTCAGGCTAGTTCTCATCGTGAGAATGTTGCTAATGATGGTGTACACCTACAGAACTCAGAGCTTCATATTCATTCTATTTCAAATACTGATATAGAGAACATTGCTCTTGGTCCTGTTTCCCATATTGATCCCAATATTACCTCATCCTCTGAAATTTTATCAAGGCAATCCCACAAGGCAAGACAATTATCTTCAAGGCTCACAGGGTATGATTGTAAGGGTTTACCTCAATCGCTGCATCCTCCTACTGTCAGTTATGCCACTACCACATTTGGCAGAATATTCAGTTGA